A genomic window from Methylocystis iwaonis includes:
- a CDS encoding DUF2493 domain-containing protein, whose product MTTKFNDQGLETIPAASSTERVLAELQLYGYRPFQDEPDPRPLPDAQAITGAVADIFDALLVTFTDTRLEPDLEELLWSTVNLFHRAVLRVERELDDNEQAQRRSQKEQDGSEIRSVELERLICEGQTLLERRDSLELFRDQAADAFEVHTGSSWRPRSGSKVNHRSLTAAMIDSRDFLAAKRRIESEPLLPAGPRIAFTGGLDFNDHRAIWDRLDKALAKHPGMVLLHGGSPKGAELIASCWANNRKVTQIAFKPDWTRHAKAAPFKRNDQILETLPIGVIVFPGSGVSANLADKARKLGIPVWRFEDGGA is encoded by the coding sequence ATGACGACCAAATTCAACGACCAAGGCCTCGAGACAATTCCTGCCGCCTCCTCGACCGAGCGCGTTCTCGCCGAGCTTCAACTCTATGGCTACCGGCCCTTCCAGGACGAGCCCGACCCCCGGCCGCTGCCCGACGCCCAAGCGATTACCGGCGCCGTCGCTGACATCTTCGATGCCCTCCTGGTGACATTCACGGACACGCGTCTGGAGCCCGATCTCGAGGAACTGCTCTGGTCGACTGTCAACCTCTTCCACCGGGCAGTGCTTCGCGTTGAGCGGGAGCTCGACGACAATGAGCAGGCACAGCGGCGCAGCCAAAAGGAACAGGACGGCTCGGAAATCCGCTCGGTGGAGCTGGAGCGCCTGATCTGCGAGGGGCAAACGCTGCTCGAACGCCGCGACAGCCTGGAACTCTTCCGCGACCAAGCCGCCGACGCCTTCGAAGTGCACACTGGCTCGTCCTGGCGTCCCCGCTCGGGCTCCAAGGTGAATCATCGATCCTTGACGGCCGCCATGATCGACAGCCGCGACTTTCTCGCCGCCAAGCGCCGGATAGAGTCTGAGCCGCTCCTTCCGGCCGGGCCGCGGATCGCTTTCACCGGCGGGCTCGACTTCAACGACCATCGCGCGATCTGGGATCGCCTCGACAAGGCTCTCGCCAAACATCCCGGCATGGTGCTGTTGCATGGCGGGTCGCCCAAGGGAGCGGAACTCATTGCCTCCTGCTGGGCGAATAATCGCAAAGTCACGCAGATAGCGTTCAAGCCAGACTGGACCCGCCACGCCAAGGCGGCCCCCTTCAAGCGCAACGATCAGATCCTCGAGACACTCCCAATAGGTGTCATCGTCTTCCCCGGCTCGGGCGTTTCCGCAAATCTTGCCGACAAGGCGCGCAAGCTCGGCATCCCGGTGTGGAGGTTCGAGGACGGCGGCGCATGA